One window from the genome of Anolis sagrei isolate rAnoSag1 chromosome 4, rAnoSag1.mat, whole genome shotgun sequence encodes:
- the SLPI gene encoding antileukoproteinase yields the protein MKTLCSFLLLSALVLCVMLPPASLEVQSGKPGVCPKQNNCKCLNRQPDRCRNDFSCEGKQKCCSSCCGKSCMNPEQVRPGKCPPVILIGCVKPQRDRCSKDADCPQPMKCCYKPCSRHCMDVRKG from the exons ATGAAGACCCTTTGCAGCTTCTTGCTTTTGAGTGCTTTAGTCCTTTGCGTAATGTTGCCACCTGCAAGTCTGGAAGTGCAATCAG GAAAACCGGGTGTCTGCCCAAAACAAAATAATTGCAAATGTCTTAATCGTCAACCAGATAGATGCAGAAATGATTTTTCATGTGAAGGAAAACAGAAATGTTGTTCCTCTTGCTGTGGAAAGAGCTGTATGAATCCAGAACAAG TGAGACCTGGGAAATGTCCTCCTGTTATCCTCATAGGGTGTGTCAAACCTCAGAGAGATAGATGTTCGAAAGATGCAGACTGCCCACAGCCAATGAAATGCTGTTATAAACCCTGTTCACGTCATTGTATGGATGTTAGAAAAG gaTAA